The Oncorhynchus nerka isolate Pitt River linkage group LG12, Oner_Uvic_2.0, whole genome shotgun sequence genome contains the following window.
ttacactgtccccctggtgaggttacactgtccccctggtgaggttacactgtccccctggtgaggttacactgtccccctggtgaggttacactgtccccctggtgaggttacactgtccccctggtgaggttacactgtccccctggtgaggttacactgtccccctggtgaggttacactgtccccctggtgaggttacactgtccccctggtgaggttacactgtccccctggtgaggttacactgtccccctggtgaggttacactgtccccctggtgaggttacactgtccccctggtgaggttacactgtccccctggtgaggttacactgtcccctggtgaggttacactgtccccctggtgaggttacactgtccccctggtgaggttacactgtccccctggtgaggttacactgtccccctggtgaggttacactgtccccctggtgaggttacactgtcccctgGTGAGGTTACACCCCTGGTGAGGTTACACTGCCCCCTGgtgaggttacactgtccccctggtgaggttacactgtccccctggtgaggttacactgtccccctggtgaggttacactgtccccctggtgaggttacactgtccccctagtgaggttacactgtccccctgtccccctagtgaggttacactgtccccctggtgaggttacactgtccccctagtgaggttacactgtcccctagtgaggttacactgtccccctagtgaggttacactgtcccctagtgagtgtgaggttacactgtcccctagtgaggttacactgtccccctagtgaggttacactgccccctagtgaggttacactgccccctagtgaggttacactgcccctagtgaggttacactgccccctagtgaggttacactgccccctagtgaggttacactgccccctagtgaggttacactgtcccctagtgaggttacactgtccccctagtgaggttacactgtcccctagtgaggttacactgtccccctagtgaggttacactgtcccccactgtccccctagtgaggttacactgtcccctagtgaggttacactgtccccctagtgaggttacactgtcccctagtgaggttacactgtcccctagtgaggttacactgtcccctagtgaggttacactgtcccctagtgaggttacactgtccccctagtgaggttacactgtcccctagtgaggttacactgtcccccccctagtgaggttacactgtccccctagtgaggttacactgtccccctagtgaggttacactgtccccccctagtgaggttacactgtccccctagtgaggttacactgtccccctagtgaggttacactgtcccctagtgaggttacactgtcccctagtgaggttacactgtcccctagtgaggttacactgtcccccctctagtgaggttacactgtcccctagtgaggttacactgtccccCTCACTGTCCCCtagtgaggttacactgtccccccctagtgaggttacactgtccccctagtgaggttacactgtcccctggtgaggttacactgtcccctggtgaggttacactgtccccctggtgaggttacactgtccccctagtgaggttacactgtccccctggtgaggttacactgtcccctggtgaggttacactgtcccctggtgaggttacactgtccccctggtgaggttacactgtccccctaggttacactgtccccctagtgaggttacactgtccccctagtgaggttacactgtcccctagtgaggttacactgtccccctagtgaggttacactgtccccctagtgaggttacactgtccccctagtgaggttacactgtccccctagtgaggttacactgtccccctagtgaggttacactgtcccctagtgaggttacactgtcccctagtgaggttacactgtcccctagtgaggttacactgtcccctagtgaggttacactgtccccctagtgaggttacactgtcccctagtgaggttacactgtccccctagtgaggttacactgtccccctagtgaggttacactgtcccctagtgaggttactgtcccctagtgaggttacactgtccccccctagtgaggttacactgtccccCTAGTGAGGTTACACTGCCCCCTAGTGAGGTTACACTGCCCCCCCTAGTGAGGTTACACTGCCCCCCTAGTGAGGTTACACTGCCCCCTAGTGAGGTTACACTGAGTGAGGTTACACTGCCCCCtagtgaggttacactgtcccccctagtgaggttacactagTGAGGTTACCCCCtagtgaggttacactgtccccctgagtgaggttacactgtccccagtgaggttacactagtgaggttacactgtccccctagtgaggttacactgtcccctagtgagttacactgtccccctagtgaggttacactgtccccctagtgaggttacactgtcccctagtgaggttacactgtccccctagtgaggttacactgtccccctagtgaggttacactgtcccctagtGAGGTTACACTGTGAGGTTACCCCCCCtagtgaggttacactgtccccctagtgaggttacactgtccccctagtgaggttacactgtcccctagtgaggttacactgtcccctagtgaggttacactgtccccctagtgaggttacactgccccctagtgaggttacactgtccccctagtgaggttacactgtcccctagtGAGGTTACACTGCCCCCTAGTGAGTCCCCTAGTTACACTGTCCCCTCtagtgaggttacactgtccccctagtgaggttacactgtcccctagtgaggttacactgtccccCTAGTGAGTGTCCCCCtagtgaggttacactgtccccctagtgaggttacactgtccccctagtgaggttacactgtccccctagtgaggttacactgtccccCTAGTGAGTTACACTGTCCCCCTAGTgtgaggttacactgtccccctagtgaggttacactgtccccCTAGTGAGGTGACACTGTCCCCCtagtgaggttacactgtccccctagtgaggttacactgacccctagtgaggttacactgtccccctagtgaggttacactgtccccctagtgaggttacactgtccccCTAGTGAGGTTACACTGTGAGGTTACCCCCCtagtgaggttacactgtcccctagtgaggttacactgtcccctagtgaggttacactgtcccctagtgaggttacactgtcccctagtgaggttacactgtcactgtcccctagtgaggttacactgtccccctagtgaggttacactgtccccctagtgaggttacactgtccccactgtccccctagtgaggttacactgtccccctagtgaggttacactgtccccctagtgaggttacactgtccccctagtgaggttacactgtccccctagtgaggttacactgtccccCTAGTGAGGTTACACTGCCCCCTAGTGAGAATACACTGCCCCCTAGTGAGTATACACTGCCCCCTAGTGAGTATACACTGCCCCCTAGTGAGTATACACTGCCCCTAGTGAGTATACACTGCCCCTAGTGTGGTTACACTGCCCCCTAGTGTGGTTACACTGCCCCCTAGTGTGGTTACACTGCCCCCTAGTGAGTATACACTGCCCCCTAGTGTGGTTACACTGCCCCtagtgaggttacactgtcccctagtgaggttacactgtccccctagtgaggttacactgtccccCTAGTGAGGTTACACTGCCCCCTAGTGAGAATACACTGCCCCCAGTAGTGCCCCCTAGTGAGTATACACTGCCCCCTAGTGAGTATACACTGCCCCCTAGTGAGTATACACTGCCCCCTAGTGAGTATACACTGCCCCCTAGTGAGTATACACTGCCCCCTAGTGAGTATACACTGCCCCCTAGTGTGGTTAGCCCCCTAGTGTGGTTACACTGCCCCTAGTGTGGTTACACTGCCCCCTAGTGAGTATACACTGCCCCCTAGTGAGTATACACTGCCCCCTAGTGAGTATACACTGTCCCCACCAGTGAGTATACACTGCCCCTAGTGAGTATACACTGCCCCCTAGTGTGGTTACACTGCCCCTAGTGTAACACTGCCCCTAGTGTGGTTACACTGCCCCCAGTGAGTAGGGGGGTTACACTGTAGGTGGTTACACTGAGTGGGTGTGGTGGTTACACTGCCCCCTAGTTAGGCCCCTAGTGAGGTTACACTGCCCCCTAGTGAGTATACACTGTAGTGTGGTACACTGCCCCCCACTAGTGAGTATACACTGCCCCCTAGGAGGGCCCCCTAGTGTGGTTACACTGCCCCCTGTGTGGTACACTGACCCCTAGTGGGTGTGGTGGTTATGACCCCTAGTGAATATACACTGGAGGTCCCCCTAGTGAGTATACCCTGTTGGTGTAAGTATATGGTATGAGGGGTGTGGTGGTATGAGGGGGTGTGGTGGTATGagggggtgtggtgtggtggtaggAAGGGTGTGGTGGTAGGAGGGGTGTGGTGGTAGGAGGGTGTGGTGGTATATGGTAGGAGGGGGTGTGGTGGTATATGATAGGAGGGGGTGTGGTGGTAGGAGGGGTGTGGTGGTATATGATAGGAGGGGGTGTGGTGGTATATGGTAGGAGGGGTGTGGTGGTATATGATAGGAGGGGTGTGGTGGTAGGAGGGGGTGTGGTGGTATATGATAGGAGGGGTGTGGTGGTATATGGTAGGagggggtgtggtgtggtggtaggAAGGGTGTGGTGGTAGGAAGGGGTGTGGTGGTAGGAGGGGTGTGGTGGTAGGAGGGGTGTGGTGGTATATGGTAggagggtgtggtgtggtggtatgagggggtgtggtgtggtggtatgagggggtgtggtgtggtggtaggAGGGGTGTGGTGGTAGGAGGGGGTGTGGTGGTAGGAGGGGTGTGGTGGTATATGGTAGGAGGGTGCGGTGGTATACGGCAGGAGGGGGTGCGGTGGTATACGGCAGGAGGGGGTGCGGTGATATACGGCCGGAGAGGGGTGCGGTGATATACGGCCGGAGGGGTGTGGTGGTATACGGTAGGAGGGGGTGTGGTGGTATATGATAGGAGGGGTGTGGTGGTATATGGTAGGAGGGGTGTGGTGGTATATGGTAGGAGGGGGTGTGGTGGTATATGGTAGGAGGGGGTGTGGTGGTATATGGTAGGAGGGGTGTGGTGGTATATGGTAGGAGGGGTGTGGTGGTATATGGTCGGAGGGGGTGTGGTGGTATATGGTAGGAGGGGGTGCGGTGGTATACGGCCGGAGGGGGTGCGGTGGTATACGGCCGGAGGGGGTACGGTGGTATACGGCCGGAGGGGGTGTGGTGGTATGAGGCCGGAGGGGGTGTGGTGGTATGAGGCCGGAGGGGGTGTGGTGGTATGAGGCCGGAGGGGGTGTGGTGGTATGAGGCCGGAGGGGGTGTGGTGGTAGGAGGTAGGAGGGGGTGTGGTGGTATATGGCCGGAGGGGGTAAATGACCACTAAATTGAAAAGTGTGTGGACCTCTccttgtgcacgggggcattgtcatgctgaaacaggaaagggacccagcggatgccaggagaacgctacctgccccaatgaaaagtgccaactataaagtttcctcctccaccaaactttacagttgccactatgCATTTGGGGCagttagcgttctcctggcatcccccaaacccagattagtctgtcggactgccagattgtgAAGTGTGATCGATCCCTCCAGagaactgctccagagtccaatggtgatgagctttacaccactccagccaacgcttggcattgcacatggtgatcttaggcttgtgtgtggctgctcggccatggaaacccatttcatgaagctcccgacgaacagttcttgtgctgacgttgcttccagaggcagtttggaactcagtagtgagggttgtcatgctgaaacaggaaagggagcCAGCGGATGCCAggggaacgctacctgcccagtttggaactcagtagtgagggttgcaaccgaggacaggcgatATTTATACGCTCCAGCACTCtgaggtcccgttctgtgagcttgtgtggcctaccacttctcggctgagccgttgttgctcctagacgtttccacttcacgataacagcccttacagttgaccggggtcagctctagcagggtagaaatttgacaaactgacttgttgtaaaggtggcatcctaaGACAGTGCCACGTtataagtcactgagctcttcagtaaggccattctactgccaatgtttgtctatggagattgcatgtcagcaacgagtgtggctgaaatagccaaaagccactaatttgaagtggtgtccacatacttttgtgtatatacaatgtaccacggctaagggctgttcttacccaCGATGCAActcagagtgcctggatacaaccCTTAGCCACATACCACAatattggccacataccacaaacccccgaggtgccttattgctattataaatgagttaccaacataattagagcagtaaaaataaatgtttttgtcataccccgtggtatatggtctgatataccaccgctttcagccaatcagcattcagggctcgaacagcccagtttataataacaagTATACTATCTAAAATTGACCTCTACAAGGTTTTAGCTGTATGGAAATAGAGCCAGCTTGCCTTTATTGATAAGGGACTGacaccttcctcctccccctctctctcccccctcctcagtGCTGCCCCCTGTCCTGGTCCCTAGGAACAACGACCTCACAGCGAGGCCGGGGATGCAGCCCCGTTACCATGGCGCCATCGACCAGAACGAGCCTCTCATGCCCCACAACGCCACTTTCCCAGAATCCTTCCCTCCAGGCGGGGGCGGCAACGGAGGGTTGGCGTTCCCTTGTTCCCCTGGCAACAGCTTCCCCAGTTCGCCCGGCAGTGGGTCCAGCAGTATCTCCGCGTTCCCCCACTCCCCACTTAGCTCCGACCCAGACAGCCCCTTCCATGTCCCGGGTAAGACTGGTCCCGAGCCGGCTCACCTCTGGagccctctctttcctccccctctctcctctctttcctcctgctctctcctctctttcctcctgctctctcctctctttcctcctgctctctcctctctttcctcctgctctctcctctctttcctcctgctctctcctctctttcctcctgctctctcctccctctctttcctcctgctctctcctccctctctttccttctctctttcctctcctctctttcctcctctctttcctccccctctctcctctctttcctccccctctctcctctctttcctccccctctctcctctcctctctgcagcttACCTGGAGCGTCTTACTCTATACAGCTGTGTTCAAGTAGTTTTCTATGCCGTAGGTTGTTGTGTTGGCTAATAAATGGTGTGTTGTAACACAGCTGACACCCCGCCCCCAGCATACATGCCTCCAGATGATTATCTGATTCAGGACTGCTCCCAGCCAATGGAAACCAACCTCCTCGCCATGCCAACCGGCCTGGATACCAACAACAGGCCAGGTAACCACAGAAACGCAGTATGCCCATAGACATGAATAtcctctcttcctgcctctcttctctctccctctctctccttcctcctctctctctctctagatgtctctgaataacctcctctcttctctctccctctctccttctatccttcctcctctctctctctatccctctcttctttctccttctctccttcctcctctctctctctagatgtctcTGAATaacctcatctgtctctctctctctccctatctgtctctctctctctctctctctctccctatctctctctctctctctctctctatatgtctctgaaaaacctcctctctgtctctctctctagatgttcAGCCAGTAGCCTACGAGGAACCAAAACACTGGTGTTCTATAGTGTACTATGAACTGAATAACCGCGTGGGTGAGGCGTACCTGGCGTCAGACTCCAGTGTTCTGGTCGACGGCTTCACCGACCCGTCCAATAACCGCAACCGCTTCTGCCTCGGCCTGCTGTCTAACGTCAACCGCAACTCGACCATAGAGAACACACGCAGGCACATCGGCAAAGGTGAGACTCGAGAGTTTAGCTTTAGAAATATTGGTGAGACTGTGGCTATGGCAACAGGGAAGacccttccactagatgttggaacgttgctgtgggggggggggggcatgcttccattcagccacaagagccttagtgaggtcgggcactgacgtTGGGGGCGATtatgcctggctcgcagtcggcgtcccaattcatcctaaaggtgttcgatgggtttgAGGTCGGGGCTCCATTTTGTTATTTTCCTCCGggctaaatcctagaggaaaacctggttcagtctgctttccaccagacactgggagatgaatttacctttcagcaggacagtaacttaaaacacaaggccaaacctacactgggagatgaattcacctttcagcaggacattaacctaaaacacaaggccaaatctacactgggagatgaattcacctttcagcaggtcattaacctaaaacacaaggccaaatctacacggtAGTTGCAAACCAAGAAGactgtgaatgttcctgagtagccGAGTTACAGCTTTGACAcacatctgcttgaaaatctatggcaagatttgaaaatggttgtctagcaacgatcaacaaccaatttcagagtttttttaaaagaataatgggcaaatattgtacaatccaggtgtacaaagctcttagagactgacccagaaagattcacagctgttagagactgacccagaaagactcacagctcttagagactgacccagaaagactcacagctcttagagcctgacccagaaagactcacagctcttagactgacccagaaagactcacagctcttagagactgacccagaaagactcacagctcttagagcctgacccagaaagactcacagctcttagagactgacccagaaagactcacagctcttagagccttacccagaaagactcacagctcttagagccttacccagaaagactcgcagctcttagagccttacccagaaagactcgcagctcttagagacttacccagaaagactcacagctcttagagacttacccagaaagacacgcagctcttagagacttacccagaaagactcgcagccatcacactaccaccaccaccatgctggaccccaaaccatcacactaccaccaccatactgaccccaaaccatcacactaccaccaccatgctgaccccaaaccatcacactaccaccaccaccatgctggaccccaaaccatcacactaccaccaccaccatgctggaccccaaaccatcacactaccaccaccaccatgctggaccccaaaccatcacactaccaccaccatactgaccccaaaccatcacactaccaccaccatgctgaccccaaaccgtcacactaccaccaccatgctggaccccaaaccatcacactaccaccaccaccatgctggtccccaaaccatcacactaccaccaccaccatgctggaccccaaaccatcacactaccaccaccaccatgctggaccccaaaccatcacactaccaccaccaccatgctggaccccaaaccatcacactaccaccaccatactgaccccaaaccatcacactaccaccaccatgctgaccccaaaccatcacactaccaccaccatactgaccccaaaccatcacactaccaccaccatgctgacctcaaaccatcacactaccaccactatgctgaccccaaaccatcacactaccaccaccatgctggaccccaaaccatcacactaccaccaccatgctggaccccaaaccatcacactaccaccaccatgctggaccccaaaccatcacactaccaccaccatgctgacctcaaaccatcacactaccaccactatgctgaccccaaaccatcacactaccaccactatgctgacctcaaaccatcacactaccaccactatgctgaccccaaaccatcccactaccaccaccatgctgaccccaaaccaccacactaccaccaccatactgaccccaaaccatcacaccaccaccaccaccatgctggaccccaaccatcacactaccaccaccatgctggaccccaaaccatcacactaccaccaccaccatgctgaccccaaaccatcacactaccaccaccatgctgaccccaaaccatcacactaccaccaccatgctgaccccaaaccatcacactaccaccaccatgctgaccccaaaccatcacactaccaccaccatgctggaccccaaaccatcacactaccaccaccatactgACCCcaaacatcacactaccaccaccatgctgaccccaaaccatcacactaccaccaccatgctgaccccaaaccatcacactaccaccaccatgctgaccccaaaccaccacactaccaccaccatactgaccccaaaccatcacactaccaccaccatgctgaccccaaaccatcacactaccaccaccatgctgaccccaaaccatcacactaccaccaccaccatgctgaccccaaaccatcacactaccaccaccaccatgctggaccccaaaccatcacactaccaccaccatgctgaccccaaaccatcacactaccaccaccatgctgaccccaaaccatcacactaccaccaccacgctgaccccaaaccatcacactaccaccaccacgctgaccccaaaccatcacactaccaccaccatgctgaccccaaaccatcacactaccaccaccatgctgaccccaaaccatcacactaccaccaccaccatgctgaccccaaaccatcacactaccaccaccatactggaccccaaaccatcacactaccaccaccatactggaccccaaaccatcacactaccaccaccatgctgaccccaaaccatcacactaccaccaccatgctgaccccaaaccatcacactaccaccaccaccatgctggaccccaaaccatcacactaccatcaccatgctgaccccaaaccatcacaccaccaccatgctggaccccaaaccatcacactaccaccataaCGCTCTGATCTGCCGACTCATTGAAGTGGACATTTTCATCAAATGATtgttgctgttctgatgtccagaggCTGTTTTCGATCATAGGAGACATTTATGCATTTAAAAAACAAACTCCTCTCCCCAGGTGTCCACCTCTACTACGTAGGAGGTGAGGTGTATGCAGAGTGTCTGAGTGACACCAGTATCTTCGTTCAGAGTCCtaaccaccctcctctccccaggtGTCCATCTCTACTACGTAGGAGGTGAGGTGTATGCAGAGTGTCTGAGTGACACCAGTATCTTCGTTCAGAGTCGTAACTGTAACTATCACCACGGTTTCCACCCCACCACGGTGTGTAAGATCCCTAGTGGCTGCAGTCTGAAGATCTTTAACAACCAGGTAGGTAgaccggtcacacacacacacacacacacacacacaacgaccgGAAGGTTCCATTTCTAACTCTGTGTCTTTCAGAGgagaatataatataattataaaCCCCACTGGTCAATAGTTTTAGAACGTTCCAGGGGTTCCAGGGGTTCTAGAGGTTCCAGGGGTTCTAGAGGTTCCAGGGGTTCTAGAGGTTCCAGGGGTTCTAGAGGTTCCAGGGGTTCTAGAGGTTCCAGGGGTTATTCTtaattttttaaactattttctacattgtagaataatagtgaagacatcataactatgaaataacacatatggaatcatgtagtaaccaaaaaaaagtttaaaacaaataaaatattttcttttcttttgactacctcatgaagctggttgagagaatgtcaagagcgtgcaaagctgtcatcaaggcgaagagtggctactttgaagaatctcaaatagtttttggttactacatgattccatatgtgttattttatagtttttgatgtcttcactattattctacaatgtgaaaCATtgtaaaaaatgaagaaaaacccttgaatgagttggtgtgtccaaacttttgactggtaatgtatatatacttTATATAGTATAAGGCAAAAGATAACTTTACATT
Protein-coding sequences here:
- the LOC115123542 gene encoding mothers against decapentaplegic homolog 1-like isoform X2, which translates into the protein MNVTSLFSFTSPAVKRLLGWKQGDEEEKWAEKAVDALVKKLKKRKGTMEELEKALSCPGQPSKCVTIPRSLDGRLQVSHRKGLPHVIYCRVWRWPDLQSHHELKALECCQFPFTAKHKDVCINPYHYKRVDSPMLPPVLVPRNNDLTARPGMQPRYHGAIDQNEPLMPHNATFPESFPPGGGGNGGLAFPCSPGNSFPSSPGSGSSSISAFPHSPLSSDPDSPFHVPAYMPPDDYLIQDCSQPMETNLLAMPTGLDTNNRPDVQPVAYEEPKHWCSIVYYELNNRVGEAYLASDSSVLVDGFTDPSNNRNRFCLGLLSNVNRNSTIENTRRHIGKGVHLYYVGGEVYAECLSDTSIFVQSRNCNYHHGFHPTTVCKIPSGCSLKIFNNQEFAQLLAQSVNHGFEAVYELTKMCTIRMSFVKGWGAEYHRQDVTSTPCWIEVHLHGPLQWLDKVLTQMGSPHNAISSVS
- the LOC115123542 gene encoding mothers against decapentaplegic homolog 1-like isoform X1, producing the protein MNVTSLFSFTSPAVKRLLGWKQGDEEEKWAEKAVDALVKKLKKRKGTMEELEKALSCPGQPSKCVTIPRSLDGRLQVSHRKGLPHVIYCRVWRWPDLQSHHELKALECCQFPFTAKHKDVCINPYHYKRVDSPMLPPVLVPRNNDLTARPGMQPRYHGAIDQNEPLMPHNATFPESFPPGGGGNGGLAFPCSPGNSFPSSPGSGSSSISAFPHSPLSSDPDSPFHVPADTPPPAYMPPDDYLIQDCSQPMETNLLAMPTGLDTNNRPDVQPVAYEEPKHWCSIVYYELNNRVGEAYLASDSSVLVDGFTDPSNNRNRFCLGLLSNVNRNSTIENTRRHIGKGVHLYYVGGEVYAECLSDTSIFVQSRNCNYHHGFHPTTVCKIPSGCSLKIFNNQEFAQLLAQSVNHGFEAVYELTKMCTIRMSFVKGWGAEYHRQDVTSTPCWIEVHLHGPLQWLDKVLTQMGSPHNAISSVS